A single Brevundimonas sp. SL130 DNA region contains:
- a CDS encoding threonine aldolase family protein codes for MRYDFGSDNTAGMAPSAVEGLVRANAGFAPSYGADEVTAQAADQIRQRLDADADIRFVFSGTAANAIALSMLAFPFEAVLAHHTAHVCTDETGAPGFFGQGMGLIGLPGLSGRIDPLALKAQMAEPEVGHRQPPAALSLTQATEYGAVYTEEELRHLIEPVKAAGYGVHMDGARLANAAAAGFDLKDIPRLGVDILVFGGAKAGANCVEALVLFDKSLARRLDNRLKQAGQVASKARLLAGPMLGLLESGDWESGGAHANLMAQRLAAGVAARSPYVLAHPVEANTVFVRIPAEAHQRLNALGWACYRFDDGSVRFVCSWATQADAVDELIEAIAGLN; via the coding sequence ATGCGTTACGATTTTGGTTCCGACAACACCGCCGGCATGGCGCCGAGCGCCGTCGAAGGTCTGGTGCGGGCGAACGCCGGCTTCGCCCCCTCCTATGGGGCCGACGAGGTTACGGCCCAGGCCGCAGATCAGATCCGCCAGAGGCTGGACGCCGACGCAGACATTCGGTTCGTCTTCAGCGGTACGGCGGCGAACGCCATCGCCCTGTCGATGCTGGCGTTTCCGTTCGAGGCGGTGCTGGCGCACCATACCGCCCACGTCTGCACCGACGAGACGGGGGCGCCGGGGTTCTTCGGCCAGGGCATGGGCTTGATCGGCCTGCCGGGCCTGTCCGGGCGGATCGACCCCTTGGCGTTGAAGGCGCAAATGGCCGAGCCCGAGGTTGGTCATCGACAGCCTCCGGCGGCCCTGTCCCTGACTCAGGCCACCGAATACGGCGCGGTCTATACCGAGGAAGAACTGCGCCATCTGATCGAGCCGGTGAAGGCGGCGGGATACGGCGTCCATATGGACGGGGCGCGGCTGGCCAATGCCGCGGCGGCGGGCTTCGACCTGAAGGATATTCCGCGCCTTGGGGTGGATATTCTGGTGTTCGGCGGGGCCAAGGCGGGCGCGAACTGTGTCGAAGCCCTGGTCCTGTTCGACAAGAGCCTGGCGCGGCGGCTGGACAATCGGCTGAAACAGGCCGGGCAGGTGGCGTCCAAGGCGCGGCTGCTGGCCGGGCCGATGTTGGGCCTTCTGGAAAGCGGCGACTGGGAGTCGGGCGGCGCCCACGCCAATCTGATGGCTCAGCGTCTGGCGGCGGGCGTGGCGGCGCGCTCGCCCTATGTGCTGGCCCATCCGGTCGAGGCCAACACCGTGTTCGTGCGAATACCGGCCGAGGCGCATCAGAGGCTGAACGCCCTGGGTTGGGCCTGCTACCGGTTCGACGACGGGTCGGTGCGTTTCGTCTGCTCATGGGCGACCCAGGCAGACGCCGTGGATGAACTGATCGAGGCGATCGCGGGCCTCAACTGA
- a CDS encoding mechanosensitive ion channel family protein encodes MLSASPIAEAVAAGRQAVAVDSAMIAKITDMAGDFAINLTIAVLIFAATLFAAKWASRASRKALSRLRGFRHDPTVLSFAVQVVRVIVIIIGMIAVLQRLGVQTTSIIAVLGAASLAVGLALQGTLSNVASGIMLLILRPYRVGDVVDVGGMAGTVQRLDLFTTQLSNANNHKIVIPNSKVLSDPLTNLTGQQTRRIEINFGVGYGDDLNKARCVLADMAAAHEKVLDDPHPWTGVTALLDSSVQVTLHAWVKVEDWWQTQADLMQGGKEALDAAGIEIPFPHQVAVPYGDEDVMPVVRLRTVEDGARDLTVKKS; translated from the coding sequence ATGTTGAGCGCCTCTCCTATTGCAGAAGCCGTCGCCGCCGGGCGTCAGGCCGTCGCCGTCGATTCCGCCATGATCGCCAAGATCACCGACATGGCGGGCGACTTCGCCATCAATCTGACCATCGCGGTTCTGATCTTCGCCGCGACGCTGTTCGCAGCGAAATGGGCGTCGCGGGCGTCGCGCAAGGCTCTGTCGCGGTTGCGGGGTTTCCGCCACGATCCGACGGTTTTGAGTTTCGCCGTCCAGGTGGTGCGGGTGATCGTGATCATCATCGGCATGATCGCCGTCTTGCAGCGGCTGGGCGTGCAGACGACCTCGATCATCGCCGTGCTGGGCGCCGCATCCCTGGCCGTCGGCCTGGCCTTGCAGGGGACGCTTTCAAACGTGGCCTCGGGGATCATGCTGCTGATCTTGAGGCCCTATCGGGTGGGTGACGTGGTGGATGTGGGCGGCATGGCCGGCACGGTGCAGCGTCTGGATCTGTTCACGACCCAGCTGTCGAACGCCAACAACCACAAGATCGTCATTCCGAACTCCAAGGTTCTGAGCGACCCCCTGACCAATCTGACGGGCCAGCAGACGCGGCGGATCGAGATCAATTTCGGCGTCGGATACGGCGACGACCTGAACAAGGCGCGCTGCGTTCTGGCCGACATGGCGGCCGCGCATGAGAAGGTGCTGGACGATCCGCATCCATGGACGGGCGTCACGGCTCTGCTGGACAGCTCGGTTCAGGTGACCTTGCACGCCTGGGTCAAGGTCGAGGACTGGTGGCAGACCCAGGCCGATCTGATGCAGGGCGGCAAGGAGGCCTTGGACGCCGCCGGGATCGAGATTCCCTTCCCCCATCAGGTCGCCGTGCCCTATGGCGACGAGGATGTCATGCCGGTGGTCCGCCTGCGGACAGTCGAGGATGGCGCGCGCGATTTGACGGTGAAGAAGAGCTGA
- a CDS encoding enoyl-CoA hydratase-related protein yields MADQPTDADLNALDVIDAEAAEINSISHPLLADPAPDANDDLVQIDATTDGVVFITINRPAKKNAFDAATIAALHEAFETLHGADHVRAVFIRGAGGTFSAGADLNWMRDAADWSEADNRDDALGLARMLKALHDVPALTVALVEGAAMGGGAGIVAACDMAVAVEGARFAFSEVKLGLIPATIAPYVIEAVGARRARQLFLTGNSFDADYAAHAGLIDLVLPEGSVDEFIAMLTDSLTGNAPGAMGEAKRLVNDIAGHKIDGGLLDDTAKRIARARVSPEGQEGVRAFLDKRKPEWAQ; encoded by the coding sequence ATGGCCGATCAACCCACCGACGCCGACCTCAACGCCCTGGACGTCATCGACGCCGAAGCGGCGGAGATCAACAGTATCTCGCATCCGCTGTTGGCCGATCCCGCGCCGGACGCCAACGACGACCTGGTTCAGATCGACGCCACCACGGACGGCGTGGTCTTCATCACCATTAATCGTCCGGCGAAGAAGAACGCCTTCGACGCCGCCACGATCGCCGCCCTGCACGAGGCGTTCGAGACCCTGCACGGCGCTGACCATGTGCGCGCGGTCTTCATCCGCGGCGCCGGCGGCACGTTCAGCGCCGGGGCCGATCTGAACTGGATGCGCGACGCCGCCGACTGGTCCGAGGCCGACAATCGCGACGACGCCCTGGGTCTGGCCCGGATGCTCAAAGCCTTGCACGACGTCCCGGCCCTGACGGTCGCCCTGGTCGAGGGCGCGGCCATGGGTGGCGGGGCCGGCATCGTCGCCGCCTGCGACATGGCGGTGGCGGTCGAGGGAGCGCGCTTTGCCTTCTCGGAGGTCAAGCTGGGCCTGATCCCGGCGACCATCGCCCCTTATGTCATCGAGGCTGTCGGCGCGCGGCGCGCGCGCCAGTTGTTCCTGACCGGCAACAGCTTCGATGCTGACTACGCCGCCCATGCCGGTCTGATCGATCTGGTCCTGCCAGAGGGCTCAGTGGACGAGTTCATCGCCATGCTGACGGACAGCCTGACCGGAAACGCGCCCGGCGCCATGGGCGAGGCCAAACGACTGGTCAACGACATCGCCGGCCACAAGATCGACGGCGGCTTGCTGGACGATACGGCCAAGCGCATTGCGCGCGCCCGCGTCTCGCCCGAAGGCCAGGAGGGCGTGAGGGCGTTCCTGGACAAGCGCAAGCCTGAGTGGGCGCAATAA
- a CDS encoding carboxyl transferase domain-containing protein produces MPKLTSAVDPQSPRYKSLHAHNSALVAELRDHVAKAARGGSDKARERHVSRGKLLPRDRVERLLDPGSPFLEVGQLAAHGMYDGEAPAAGVIAGIGRVSGREVMIVANDPTVKGGAYFPMTVKKHLRAQEIAEQNRLPCVYLVDSGGANLPHQAEVFPDRDHFGRIFFNQARMSAKGIAQIACVMGLSTAGGAYVPAMSDETIIVRNQGAIFLAGPPLVKAATGEVISAEELGGAETHGRRSGVVDHVAENDEHALEIVRSIVANLNTTKSVDMDVREPRAPAFAAEELYGLIPDDVRAPYDVREVIARLVDGSEFDEFKALYGSTLVCGFARLWGYPVAVLANNGVIFSESAQKGAHFIELACKRKIPLLFLQNISGFMVGGKYEAGGIAKDGAKLVTAVASAEVPKFTVLIGGSFGAGNYGMCGRAYSPRFLFTWPNSRIGVMGGEQAASVLATVHRDAETWSAEDAEAFKAPIRQKYEDEGNPYYATARLWDDGVIDPAQTRDVLGLAISASLNAPIPETTFGLFRM; encoded by the coding sequence ATGCCGAAGCTGACGTCAGCGGTCGATCCGCAGAGCCCCAGATACAAGTCCCTGCACGCGCACAACAGCGCCCTGGTCGCCGAGTTGCGCGATCATGTGGCCAAGGCCGCGCGCGGCGGGTCCGACAAGGCGCGTGAGCGTCATGTCTCGCGCGGCAAGCTGTTGCCGCGCGACCGGGTCGAGCGGCTGCTGGATCCCGGCTCGCCCTTCCTCGAGGTCGGGCAGTTGGCCGCGCATGGCATGTATGACGGAGAGGCGCCTGCCGCAGGGGTGATCGCGGGCATCGGTCGCGTCTCGGGCCGCGAGGTCATGATCGTCGCCAACGACCCGACGGTGAAGGGCGGCGCCTACTTCCCCATGACGGTGAAGAAGCACCTGCGCGCCCAGGAGATCGCCGAGCAGAACCGTCTGCCGTGCGTCTATCTGGTCGATTCCGGCGGGGCCAATCTGCCGCACCAGGCCGAGGTCTTCCCCGACCGCGACCACTTCGGCCGCATCTTCTTCAACCAGGCCCGGATGAGCGCCAAGGGCATCGCCCAGATCGCCTGCGTCATGGGTCTGTCCACCGCCGGCGGCGCCTATGTGCCGGCCATGTCGGACGAGACGATCATCGTGCGCAACCAGGGCGCCATCTTCCTGGCCGGCCCGCCTCTGGTGAAGGCCGCCACCGGCGAGGTCATCTCGGCCGAGGAACTGGGCGGGGCGGAGACCCACGGACGTCGCTCGGGCGTGGTGGATCATGTGGCTGAGAACGACGAGCATGCGCTGGAGATTGTGCGGTCCATCGTCGCCAATCTGAACACGACCAAGTCCGTGGACATGGACGTGCGCGAACCGCGCGCGCCGGCCTTCGCGGCCGAAGAATTGTACGGCCTGATCCCTGACGACGTCCGCGCCCCCTATGATGTGCGCGAGGTCATCGCCCGGCTGGTGGACGGCTCCGAGTTCGACGAGTTCAAGGCTCTGTACGGCTCGACCCTGGTCTGCGGCTTCGCCCGCCTCTGGGGCTATCCGGTCGCGGTCCTGGCCAACAACGGCGTCATCTTCTCCGAAAGCGCCCAGAAGGGCGCCCACTTCATTGAGCTGGCCTGCAAGCGCAAGATCCCGCTGCTGTTCCTGCAAAACATCTCGGGCTTCATGGTCGGCGGCAAGTACGAGGCCGGCGGCATCGCCAAGGACGGCGCCAAACTGGTCACCGCCGTCGCTTCGGCTGAGGTGCCCAAGTTCACCGTCTTGATCGGCGGCAGCTTCGGCGCTGGGAACTATGGCATGTGCGGTCGGGCCTATAGCCCGCGTTTCCTCTTCACCTGGCCCAACAGCCGGATCGGCGTGATGGGCGGGGAACAGGCGGCTTCGGTCCTGGCCACGGTCCACCGCGACGCGGAGACCTGGAGCGCGGAAGACGCCGAGGCCTTCAAGGCGCCGATCCGTCAGAAGTATGAGGACGAAGGCAATCCCTATTACGCGACGGCGCGGCTTTGGGACGACGGCGTCATTGATCCTGCGCAAACACGGGATGTGCTCGGTCTGGCTATATCGGCGAGCCTGAACGCGCCGATCCCGGAGACCACGTTCGGCCTCTTCCGGATGTAA
- the rpsF gene encoding 30S ribosomal protein S6 has product MALYEHTVMTRQDISAQQAEALNDTIKDLIVQGGGSVAKIEYWGLRNLTYRVKKNRKAHYSLLAVDAPPAAMAEVERQLGINEDVLRWLTVRVEELDLELSPLLARRERERERERERTPRDDAAADAE; this is encoded by the coding sequence ATGGCTCTTTACGAGCACACGGTCATGACGCGCCAAGATATCTCGGCGCAGCAGGCCGAAGCGCTGAACGACACCATCAAGGACCTGATCGTGCAAGGTGGCGGTTCCGTCGCCAAGATCGAGTACTGGGGTCTGCGCAATCTGACGTACCGCGTGAAGAAGAACCGCAAGGCTCACTATTCGCTGCTGGCCGTCGACGCCCCTCCGGCCGCCATGGCCGAAGTCGAGCGTCAGCTGGGCATCAACGAAGACGTGCTGCGTTGGCTGACCGTCCGCGTCGAGGAACTCGACCTGGAACTGTCGCCGCTGCTGGCCCGCCGCGAGCGTGAACGCGAGCGTGAGCGCGAGCGCACCCCGCGCGACGACGCCGCCGCCGACGCCGAATAA
- the rpsR gene encoding 30S ribosomal protein S18: MTDTTAPTPGAPAGSGAAGRRPFYRRRKVCPFSGANAPKIDYKDVKLLQRYVSERGKIVPSRITAVSQKKQRELAKAIKRARYLALLPYVVK; encoded by the coding sequence ATGACCGATACTACTGCCCCGACCCCGGGCGCACCGGCGGGCTCCGGCGCCGCCGGCCGCCGCCCCTTCTATCGTCGCCGCAAGGTCTGCCCGTTCTCGGGCGCCAATGCACCGAAGATCGACTACAAGGACGTGAAGCTGCTGCAGCGTTACGTCTCCGAACGCGGCAAGATCGTGCCTTCGCGCATCACCGCCGTCTCCCAGAAGAAGCAACGCGAACTGGCCAAGGCCATCAAGCGCGCCCGCTATCTGGCCCTCCTGCCGTATGTGGTGAAGTAA
- the rplI gene encoding 50S ribosomal protein L9 yields MKVVLLERVENLGAIGDVVSVKDGFARNFLLPRDKARRATAANLKAFELDRVAIEQRNEKNKADAQKVADKIDGQTYIMIRQAGETGHLYGSVAGRDVAEAIQAEGGKVERSQIVLNTAIKNLGVHEVPVRLHAEVRASVKINIARSMDEAERQAKGEDVIRSQFDDERQAAEQSAQELIEGGAGQQEGFSDEA; encoded by the coding sequence ATGAAGGTCGTTCTGCTGGAACGCGTCGAGAATCTCGGCGCCATCGGCGACGTCGTGTCCGTCAAGGACGGCTTCGCCCGTAACTTCCTTCTGCCGCGCGACAAGGCCCGTCGGGCCACCGCCGCCAACCTGAAGGCGTTCGAACTCGACCGCGTCGCCATCGAGCAACGCAACGAGAAGAACAAGGCCGATGCACAGAAGGTCGCCGACAAGATCGACGGCCAGACCTACATCATGATCCGTCAGGCCGGTGAAACCGGTCACCTGTACGGTTCGGTCGCGGGCCGCGACGTCGCCGAGGCCATCCAGGCCGAAGGCGGCAAGGTCGAGCGTTCGCAAATCGTCCTGAACACGGCGATCAAGAACCTGGGCGTCCACGAAGTGCCGGTCCGCCTGCACGCCGAGGTCCGCGCATCGGTCAAGATCAACATCGCCCGTTCGATGGATGAAGCCGAGCGTCAAGCCAAGGGCGAGGACGTGATCCGCAGCCAGTTCGACGATGAGCGCCAGGCCGCCGAGCAATCGGCCCAGGAACTGATCGAAGGCGGCGCCGGTCAACAAGAAGGCTTCAGCGACGAAGCCTGA
- a CDS encoding TonB-dependent receptor plug domain-containing protein: MSAPAAFAQEATSADDTADVGEIVVTGTRAIGRTRLDTIAPVDVITGETLTRSGTGTETAAALAAAAPSINFPRPAISDGSDHVRPATLRGLAPDQTLVLINGQRGHVGALVNVNGALGRGSTAFDLNTIPSVALGSVEVLRDGASAQYGSDAIAGVINLRLRQARDGGGLTLNYGRYDTEYDTARGSHEATDGEQTSLAGWIGLPLGEDGFVTVSGELQKRDPTNRSDYAAPSAVVGNTSTNTVLGRFGDPAVKSQSLWFNAGKPINAGWEAYAFGGIQHKESESGATARAYNNANNVLAIYPNGFLPLINTEIVDYNLYGGVKGEAAGIDWDVSVGYGRNVLDYRVTNSLNASYGAASQQEFKAGGLKYDQLTFGIDGVKPLELGLYEPVNLAFGLEYRTEGFEVYAGEPASYNRGTGGTATAGLGSQGFPGFSPAHVADEDRNNWSAYVDLEGKLTEGLTVGIAGRYEDYSDFGDQVTGKISARYDFSPAFALRGAVSTGFHAPALQQQFFSYTATNLVTTTAGTALIQAGTFRVDDPIAISLGSRPLEPETSVNYSIGGVFRAAGLELTIDAYRIELDDRIVYSENLGGTGARLGQTAAQALTISNQLQAAYGVSAARFFLNGVNTVTEGVDVVGRYRLPTDYGRFDFTLAGNFNNTEVTATPTPAAGAPSTSEFFLFDRANILAFEEGTPGTKVVGGIDWSMGGFGVSAKATYYESVLVANNSSTLDYETGDKTLIDLEGRYQFPAGVGLAVGVNNLFDEYPEYTPTANNGATGSVGFPSYSPFGFNGRFLYARLSYSF, encoded by the coding sequence ATGTCCGCGCCTGCCGCCTTCGCTCAGGAAGCGACATCGGCGGATGACACCGCCGACGTCGGCGAGATCGTGGTGACCGGCACGCGCGCCATAGGTCGGACCCGGCTGGACACAATCGCCCCCGTGGACGTGATTACCGGCGAGACCCTGACCCGCAGCGGAACGGGCACGGAGACCGCCGCCGCCCTGGCCGCCGCCGCCCCGTCGATCAACTTCCCCCGCCCCGCCATCTCGGACGGCTCGGACCACGTCCGGCCGGCGACCCTGCGCGGCCTGGCCCCCGACCAGACCCTGGTGCTGATCAACGGTCAGCGGGGCCACGTCGGAGCCCTGGTCAATGTGAACGGGGCTTTGGGACGCGGATCCACGGCCTTCGATCTGAACACCATTCCTTCGGTCGCCCTCGGCTCGGTCGAGGTGCTACGCGACGGCGCCTCGGCCCAATACGGCTCGGACGCGATCGCGGGGGTGATCAACCTGCGTCTGCGCCAGGCCCGCGACGGCGGCGGTCTGACGCTGAACTATGGGCGTTACGACACAGAATACGACACCGCGCGCGGATCGCATGAGGCCACGGACGGCGAGCAAACGTCTCTAGCCGGCTGGATCGGCCTGCCGCTGGGCGAGGACGGCTTCGTCACCGTGTCGGGCGAACTGCAGAAGCGCGATCCGACCAACCGTTCGGACTACGCCGCGCCTTCGGCCGTGGTCGGCAATACCTCCACGAACACGGTCCTGGGCCGGTTCGGCGATCCGGCGGTGAAGTCGCAGTCGCTGTGGTTCAATGCCGGCAAGCCGATCAATGCCGGCTGGGAAGCCTATGCCTTCGGCGGCATCCAGCACAAAGAGAGCGAATCCGGCGCGACCGCCCGCGCCTACAACAACGCCAACAATGTTCTGGCCATCTATCCCAATGGCTTCCTGCCGCTGATCAACACCGAGATCGTCGACTACAACCTGTACGGCGGCGTCAAGGGCGAGGCGGCCGGGATCGATTGGGACGTCTCGGTCGGATACGGGCGCAATGTGCTGGACTACCGCGTCACCAACTCTTTGAACGCCTCGTATGGCGCGGCGTCGCAGCAGGAGTTCAAGGCCGGGGGGCTGAAATATGATCAGCTGACCTTCGGCATTGACGGGGTGAAGCCGTTGGAGCTCGGCCTGTACGAGCCCGTCAACCTCGCGTTTGGCTTGGAGTATCGCACAGAAGGCTTCGAGGTTTATGCTGGCGAACCCGCCTCCTACAATCGTGGAACGGGTGGAACAGCGACCGCCGGTCTCGGCTCACAAGGGTTCCCCGGCTTCTCGCCCGCGCATGTGGCAGACGAGGACCGCAATAACTGGAGCGCCTATGTGGATCTTGAAGGCAAGCTCACGGAAGGTTTAACCGTCGGCATCGCGGGGCGTTACGAGGACTATTCCGACTTCGGCGATCAAGTCACCGGCAAAATTTCGGCACGTTACGACTTCTCGCCTGCCTTCGCCCTGCGCGGCGCGGTGTCCACCGGCTTCCACGCCCCAGCACTGCAACAGCAGTTCTTTAGCTACACCGCCACCAATCTCGTCACGACAACCGCTGGCACTGCACTGATCCAGGCGGGAACCTTCCGCGTCGATGATCCCATCGCGATTTCGCTGGGTTCGCGCCCATTGGAACCGGAGACCTCGGTCAACTATTCGATCGGGGGCGTCTTCCGCGCCGCAGGTCTGGAGCTGACCATCGACGCCTATCGGATCGAGCTGGACGATAGGATTGTCTATTCGGAAAACCTCGGCGGGACGGGCGCTCGGCTCGGCCAGACCGCCGCCCAAGCCTTGACCATCAGCAATCAGCTTCAAGCCGCCTATGGCGTCAGCGCCGCGCGCTTCTTCCTGAACGGCGTGAATACGGTGACAGAGGGCGTGGACGTGGTCGGGCGCTATCGGCTGCCCACAGACTACGGCCGTTTCGACTTCACACTGGCCGGCAACTTCAACAATACCGAAGTGACCGCCACGCCGACACCGGCTGCGGGCGCGCCTTCGACGTCGGAGTTCTTCCTGTTCGACCGAGCCAATATCCTTGCGTTCGAAGAAGGGACCCCAGGCACAAAGGTCGTCGGCGGAATAGACTGGAGCATGGGCGGGTTCGGCGTCTCGGCCAAGGCGACCTATTATGAAAGCGTCCTGGTCGCGAACAACTCATCCACTCTCGACTACGAAACCGGCGACAAGACGCTGATAGACCTCGAAGGCCGCTATCAGTTCCCAGCAGGCGTGGGCCTGGCGGTGGGTGTAAACAACCTATTCGACGAATACCCGGAGTACACGCCGACCGCGAACAACGGCGCGACCGGGTCGGTGGGCTTCCCCAGCTATTCGCCCTTCGGCTTCAACGGCCGCTTCCTATATGCGCGGCTCAGCTACAGCTTCTGA